AAGCCAATGTGCGTAACGGTCATGCTTACCTGACACTACGTGACGTGGATGCCGATAATTCTTTTTCGGTAACCATCTGGTCCTCGGTGATGCGCAAGCTGGAGACCACGCCACAAGTGGGTTCTCGTGTTGTGGCCCGCGTCAAACCCAGTTTTTATGCCAAAACCGGACGACTTTCACTGAACGCCACCGACCTACGCCCGGTGGGTTTGGGAGAGCTCTTGGTCCGTCTAGAAAGACTGCGCCAAGCGTTAGGTGCCGAAGGGCTCTTCGACCCCGGACACAAACGGGCACTTCCTGTACTTCCCGGACGAATCGGCCTGATCACCGGTCGCGATTCGGATGCGGAAAAGGACGTACTGCGCAACGCCACCCTCCGCTGGCCATCAGCACAGTTCCGGATCATCAATACCGCGGTGCAGGGCGTTGATGCGGCCAACCAGGTTATGGCTGCACTGCGAGAATTAGATGCGGATCCTGAAATTGATGTGATCGTGATAGCCCGTGGCGGTGGCGCGCTCGAAGATCTTCTGCCATTTTCAAATGAAGACTTGGTCCGCGCAGTGTTCGCTGCACAGACTCCGGTGGTCTCGGCCATCGGTCACGAGGCTGACCGCCCCATCCTCGACGATGTGGCAGACCTTCGGGCTTCGACACCAACGGATGCTGCCAAGCGTATTGTCCCGGATTTGAATGAGGAATTCACCGGACTGCAAATGGCTCGAAACCGTCTTGAACGTTCCATCAACAATCTGTTGGAACGTGAAGCGCAATTACTCGCCGCGGTGCGTGAACGCCCCGTACTGGCTAACCCACAAGTCATGGTGACCTCGCGTGCCGAAGACTTGGCACGTTACAGGCAACGTTCAAGCGATCTATTGCATTACCGAGTGCAACGAGCACGGGATGAGATATCCCATCTGAAGTCACAAGTCCGAGCCCTCTCACCGCAACAAACCTTGGACCGTGGTTACTCGGTCACCCAACTGGCCAACGGCAATATTGTGCGTGAAGCCAGCGATGCGCCGGTGAACACCGAAGTTTTCATTCGGTTGGCATCGGGACAGCTGGTCGCCCATACAACCGAATCAATTCCTGCCGGCGATGCCGCGAACTAACTCAAACTAATCTGGAGCCACGATGAATGCACAAATCCCTGACGACATTGCCAAGCTCTCCTACGAGCAAGCCCGTGAAGAGCTGCTAACAGTCGTCAACCAGTTGGAGACCGGTGGCGTCGCACTGGAAGCTTCACTCGCACTATGGGAGCGCGGTGAAGCCTTGGCAACTCACTGCGAAAACTGGCTCAACGGCGTTTCGCAGCGACTTGAGCAAGCCCGCGCTAAGCAGGTCGACTCCAATTCTGAATAGTCGCGGGCTTCCGCAACTTACTTAGTGGCGTCCAAGCGGGCCTTTTCGCCGGCCACATCAAAGTCGGCTTCTGGCCATGGCACAGTGTTTTTCTGCAAGGTATCAAGCAATAGTTCGGCCACGCATAAGCGGGCTCGCCACTTCTGATCAGCCGGGACAATATGCCACGGCGCAGTCTTGCTATCGGTCTGGTTGATGGCGATCTCGTAAGCCTGCTGGTAGTCCTCCCAGAGCAAGCGATCGTCAATATCCCCCGGCGAGTACTTCCAATGCTTATCCGTGCGTTCGAGGCGCTCAGAAAGTCTCTTGTACTGCTCGTCTTTGCTGATGTGCAACATCACCTTGATCGGAAGGATGTCCTGCTCAACTAGCTGCTTTTCAAAGTCCACAATCTTGGAATAACGAGAGTCCAAAACTTCTGCGCTGACCAGTTCTTTGACTCGGGCAATCAAGACATCCTCATAATGGGACCGGTCAAAGACTCCCACTTTGCCGTTACCTGGCAACGCATTAGTGATACGCCATAGGAAGTCGTGAGCTAGTTCTTCTTTAGTCGGCGCCTTAAACGCATGATGCTCAACGCCCTGCGGATCCAAAATACCCATCACATGGCGGACGATGCCTCCCTTGCCTGAGGTATCCATACCCTGCAGAATCAGCAATACTGCCGGTGCTTCTTCTCCTTGCACTGACGCAGCAAAGAAGCGTTCTTGAAGATCTGAAAGCGGCTGAGCAATCTTATCCATCCGCTTCTGTGCAGCCTTTTTGTCCTGCGGCGCATCTTTGGGCCACCAGTCAGGATTTTTAGTAGCCCGCTGTGAGAGTTTCAGATCTGGCTCCGCGCGTAACGCCTTGATCAGATTCTTTGGGTATGAGCTCAAGGAATACTCCTTCTTTGGACTTCACTACGGTAAATCTAGGTATTTGCCAGCGTACTGGGATTATTCAATGCTGTCTCGAAGAATGAAACAGAACTTCGATAAATTTCAAGAATCGATAATTCTCATCGTCTACCCCTCGGATTCTGGGCATAAGAAAACACCATCGCACGAGTTCAAAAATGAACGTGCGATGGTGTTGACTTCTGTGGCTAAGCGCGAGCTCGCCAGTCTTCGAGGAACTGTCCAATACGACCTACAGCATCGGTCAGATCCCGCACGTTCGGCAGCGTCACTAAGCGGAAGTGATCGGGACGGACCCAGTTGAAGGCCGTGCCCTGAGTAATCAGAATCTTCTGCGCCTTGAGCAGTTCAAGGGCAAATACCTCGTCATCATGCATCGGATACACTTCTGGATCCAGCTTCGGGAACATGTACAGCGAACCCTTGGCCTTTTGCACCGAGACACCTGGAATTGCGGTCAGCAAATCATAGGCAGCATCACGCTGTTCCAAGAGTCGTCCGCCAGGCAGAATCAAGTCATTGATGGACTGATACCCGCCCAATGCGGTCTGGATTGCGTGCTGTGCTGGAACGTTGGCACACAGACGCATATTGGTCAGAAGGTTAATGCCTTCAATGTAATCTGCAGCCTGATGTTTTGGACCGGAAATTGCCATCCAACCAGCACGGAAACCACAAACACGATATGCCTTAGACAAACCGGAGAAAGTCAGGATCAGCACGTCATCGGCCAACGAAGCGGTGTTGATGTGCTCGGCATCATCGTAGAGAATCTTTTCGTAGATCTCGTCCGAATACACAATGAGCCCGTGCTTGCGTGCCAGTTCCAGAATGCCCTCAAGGGTTTCCCTCGGGTACACCGCACCGGTGGGGTTATTCGGGTTGATGATCACGATGCCCTTAGTGCGATCGGTGATCTTAGCTTCCATATCTTCGAGGTCAGGAAGCCAGCCCTCTTCTTCAGTGTTCAAGTAGTGCACCGGGGTGCCACCAGCTAGCGAAACCGATGCGGTCCACAGCGGGTAGTCTGGGGCAGGAATCAGGATCTCGTCCCCATTGTTCAGCAACGCATTCAACGACAGCGTGATGAGCTCGGAAACGCCATTGCCTAGGTAGATGTCATCCACACCGATGGTCTGGATACCGCGGGTCTGGTAGTACTGCGATACTGCGGTACGGGCCGAGAGGATGCCCCGAGAATCAGAGTAGCCTTGGGCGTTGGGCAGGTTGCGAATCATGTCGACAAGCACCGCGTCAGGCGCTTCAAAGCCGAACGGCGCGGGATTGCCGATGTTCAGCTTCAGGATACGGTGCCCTTCGGACTCCATACGCTGGGCGTGCTCCAAGAGCGGGCCACGGATGTCGTACAGCACGTTGTGCAGTTTCGTCGATTGCTTGAATTCTGCCATGATTACACTTTCTCATGTCAGGTGTGCAGAACACACCTTATTACTCGACCGCCTTCGGGTGCGGCCGAAATCCTTGGGGGTCGAATTACTAGAGCAGTGCCACTGCGTGCTACTCGATAATCCATTCCCAGCGGTTCGCCGCCTGCGCGGGCTTCATCGCCCCGGGCTCGCTGACCATTCGGTTTAGTTCCACTAGGGTCTGCTGTGAGAGTTGCCCGGTGACCTTGTTCAATTCTCCACGTGCTTTGTTATTAACGTTGTTGCTGGCCAGCAGCATGATTGGCTGCGCATCAAAAAGTTTGGCGGTATCGGAGATGCTCTTAAATCCTTCATCGGAAATCATCGCGTTGCCCGCGCTCATTGCGACTGCTCGGTCCACGGAGGCACGCAGCTGGGTCGCCAGGTCATCACTTTGAACCACGGAGAGCTGAGGCTTCTGGCAGCCTGCAGTTTTCAAACCGCTTTCCAAGTTTGTGATTTCGGAATCGTCGGTAATGATGGTGAGCTTTTCGCATGCTGCAGCTAGTGACGACCAGGAATCAACGCTATGGGTTTCAGCCTCGGCCGGGCTCATCACCAGGACTTTTCCTGAATCCGCGTTACTGAGGTCTAGGGCTTCGATGGAATCGTTCGAGTCGTTGATTTCCGAACGCAGGTTCTTTAGCTCATCGACTGAAAGTACACCGTCTTCACCGGTGATGCTTGACGCATCTTTGGCCATGCTCAGCGCTTCGCCAGCGTAGTCCACAGCGATATCAGCTTCGCCATCAAGTACTTGCTGGTACGGATCATCCGTGGACTTGTTGATTTGAACTTCGAAGCCTTTAGCCTTCAGTGCGTTTTTGTATACCTCGCCCATGGCCTGCTCCACCGGCTCATTACCGCGCGCCAACTTCAAAACAACATTCTGGTCCGAAGAAGCATCAGTGCTCTGATCTTGGTCAGTGCAGGCAGTTAGAGGCAACAATAGGGCAACGCTGAGGACAGCAAGGCGGGAGGTTTTTCGCAAGTTCATATCCCTATTGATTCTATGGCAGGGTCTTTTGATTCAACGGCTAATCGCGAGGTGCGGTCAGTCGCAGAATGTTGTCCACCCGCTCAATACAATTCAACTGCTGAATTTCTTCACGGGTGAACCATGCAGCCTGGCTGGTGGAGCCGTTGACCTCATGACGTAATTCGCCACCGGTGAGCGTCGCACGATAGGTCACCGCCACAGTTTGCATGGGGTGCCCGTCACCCGAGTAGCGTTTGGCTCCCGGTATCACCCCAGTGGTGACATCTAGAAGGGTTAGGTCCCCCACTGCATAGCCAGTCTCTTCATAGACTTCGCGTTTGGCACCCTCGATAATAGGTTCGCCTAGATCGATGCCTCCACCAGGCAAGGACCAGCGAGGGATGAACTTCGGATCGCGATGGCGCATATCCCAGAGCGTCAATAGGATCTTTCCATCGTGTTCCACCAAGCAGTAGGCTGCGAGTCGGGTATCGAAGAATTCACCGGTGTGCTCTGAACGTCGTGTCATATCCCCAATATATCGGTTTGTTCACCGTTATTTTCCCCATCAGTTAGGGCGTGAGCTAGCTTATTCGCCAAATATCCCATTGAAGGCTCCCGGATGTGATGAAATATTCTTATGTCCCCGCACTCAAAGAATTATTCAAACGTCGATCTAGATGAAATCGATCGAATCATCATCGACGAATTGGTAGCCAATGCGCGTATCTCCAATGCAACGCTCGCTCAGCGGGCTGGCATTGCTCCTTCCACCGCTTTGCTGCGCACACGTTCCTTAGTTGAGCGAGGCATTCTCACCGGCTACCACGCTGAAGTAGACCTTGGAGCGGTAGGTCGCACAGTTCAGGCATTAATCTCGGTGAAGCTTCGCGCTCATGACCGCGAGAAGATCGACACCTTCGTCGAACGCATTCCTCGCCTTCCCGAGGTCCTGTCAATGTTCCACGTTTCAGGTGGCACTGACTATCTTCTGCATATTGCGGTGGGTTCCACTGATCACTTGCGCGATTGGGTGCTCGATAACCTAGCAACCGATGAATCGGTGGGTCATACCGAAACAACACTGGTCTTTGCTCATCACCACGGAAACCGTGGACCGTTGCCTTCTGAAGACTCGATGAGTTAGTTAGCGTTTCTCACCAAAAGCATTAGATGCAAGGAAGGCCCTCACTGATTTTCAGTGAGGGCCTTTCTTGCATGCGAGTCAATGTTTTAGGCGCGACGGCGCTGCATCACCGCATCTAAGTTCAAACGTGGCTTGGTGTTTGAAACTGACAGATCAGCTGCAGGCAGAGTTCCGGTCACTGGTGCGACGGTCTCCGCAGCTGGCGTTTCAGGCTCCTTGGGAGCTGCTTCCTTGACGCTCTCGGCACGCTTGGCCGCTACCGAAGTCACGGCTGCACGCTCTTCCGCGGAAACCTCAGAAGCCAAACGCTTGGCATCTTCTGAAGCTTTCAGGCTAATCTGCTTGCTTGGACGAAGTGGCTCTTCAGCTGGAAGTGGAGCCTTCTTGACACGAGGAGCAACAGCTTCATCAGCATTCTTTGCTGCCTTGGCGATACGCTCAGATGCTTCAACATAGGTTGGCTTCGGCACCCGGGTTGGAGCCCAAGTGTCGGGCTGCTTCACTCCACCATGGCCATGCGCCACACGCAATGCTTCGGCACGAAGTTCCTCGGCGGTAATGGCTGGTGCACGGCGAGAAGATCCCGGACGAGCATCAAAGACTTCATCTGCCTCACGCTTACGGTTGATGACCTGATTAGCGGAATCTTCAAAAGCAGGAGTCTGCAAGGCCTTCTGTCGGGTAGCTTCGAGGTGCTCTAGCAGCTTGCGGTTACGGTCACGCACTGCGAGCATACGCAAGGTAGCAAAGGACAGCACGGCAACTAGGGCGAAGATACCAACCGTACCGAACGATAATGCGGTGAATGGAGCCAAAATGACACCGATTACGGTTGCAACGACTGCCAGCGCTCCGACTAGTGCGACGGACAATCGGCCATAACGCACACGTATTTTGAGTTTGGTCGCAGCAACTTCCTGCGAAGCGCTCTGTGACGTGCCAGCCATGTGCGTCCTCCATCACCGATTGAGTCGGTCAAATCTCATAGAACCGAGTACGGCTCTTTCAAATCAACCCTATGCAACCTTTCTTGCGGTGACACGCACATATGTCGGTGTGTCTATAAGTTTTCGGCACTACTTTCAACGTTTTGTGGACTGCTGGAGTCAAGCAACACGCTTTTGGACTCAGCGTTCGTAGATGCGTTCGAGCATGGTGCTGGAAAGCTCTTCCCGATTCAAGGCAAAGGTTCGATGATCACGCCACGCTCCGTCGATATGCAAGAAGGCACGACGCACTCCCTCGTCACGGAACCCTAACTTTTCGACCACTCTCAAACTGGGCGCATTTTCCGGACGGATATTGATCTCCAGCCGATGCAACTGAAGATCATTAAAACAATGATCAATCACCAGCGCACAAGCTTCTGGCATGAGACCAAACCCGGCATGACTACGGTCAATCCAATAACCAATGGATGCTGTGCGCGCGGCACCATACTGAACTGAGGACAATGACACCTGCCCAATCAACGGTGGGTTGGATTGGTGCAATTGTGGCAGGGCGATGGCCCATGAGTAACCGGTGCCTTCGCGAGCTGCTTGATCTTTGCCTGTGATCATTTGTCGAAAGGTAATCGATTCAGGTGGCCCCATCGGATTGGTGGGATCCCAGGGCTGCAACCATTGCGCGTTGGCATAACGCAGGGTGATCCATTCGTTCTCATCACGCATGGTCAACTGACGCAACAGCAATCGATCCGAGCTCAATTCGGGGACCAGCTGTGTGGCACGACGAGAGAAGAACATGAGCACATCGTAATACTCTTCAACGATTTAAACGCATTGCGTTGCAGACCAGGTGCAATTCGTTGCGTTGTGCGTAAGCTGGTGTCATGACTGTGAACCCTGCGAAGAATCACGACTCCCAAAAGAAGGCTGTACGTGCATCAATCCGCACGGCCAGAGATCGCATCGAGGCTCGGTCGCGCACTGAACTAGGCGAAAAACTGGCCGAAACGGTTCTGGGATATCTGAGGCAAAGCACCGGAATCGTTCGCAAGGTCGCAGCTTACATGTCCTCCCCCGGCGAACCAGAAACCCTGAAACTCCTCGATGCTTTGGTGGATGAAGGCATCGAAGTCTTCCTGCCGGTGTGCGAGCCAGAATTCGCCTTATCTTGGGCCGCCTACGCCCCGGGCATCGAGTTCCAGCGCAGTTCTTTGGCTCCAGTGATGGAACCAGTGGGTCCACGGTTTGGCACCGAACTCTTTGACGACATCAATACCTTGATCATCCCAGCCTTGGCCATTGACGAG
The nucleotide sequence above comes from Glutamicibacter sp. B1. Encoded proteins:
- the xseA gene encoding exodeoxyribonuclease VII large subunit; translated protein: MEPQTPASLPSTAGQTTAENPWPLRILSEKLKIHIENSPFAWVEGQLLEANVRNGHAYLTLRDVDADNSFSVTIWSSVMRKLETTPQVGSRVVARVKPSFYAKTGRLSLNATDLRPVGLGELLVRLERLRQALGAEGLFDPGHKRALPVLPGRIGLITGRDSDAEKDVLRNATLRWPSAQFRIINTAVQGVDAANQVMAALRELDADPEIDVIVIARGGGALEDLLPFSNEDLVRAVFAAQTPVVSAIGHEADRPILDDVADLRASTPTDAAKRIVPDLNEEFTGLQMARNRLERSINNLLEREAQLLAAVRERPVLANPQVMVTSRAEDLARYRQRSSDLLHYRVQRARDEISHLKSQVRALSPQQTLDRGYSVTQLANGNIVREASDAPVNTEVFIRLASGQLVAHTTESIPAGDAAN
- a CDS encoding exodeoxyribonuclease VII small subunit — its product is MNAQIPDDIAKLSYEQAREELLTVVNQLETGGVALEASLALWERGEALATHCENWLNGVSQRLEQARAKQVDSNSE
- a CDS encoding PPK2 family polyphosphate kinase, producing MSSYPKNLIKALRAEPDLKLSQRATKNPDWWPKDAPQDKKAAQKRMDKIAQPLSDLQERFFAASVQGEEAPAVLLILQGMDTSGKGGIVRHVMGILDPQGVEHHAFKAPTKEELAHDFLWRITNALPGNGKVGVFDRSHYEDVLIARVKELVSAEVLDSRYSKIVDFEKQLVEQDILPIKVMLHISKDEQYKRLSERLERTDKHWKYSPGDIDDRLLWEDYQQAYEIAINQTDSKTAPWHIVPADQKWRARLCVAELLLDTLQKNTVPWPEADFDVAGEKARLDATK
- a CDS encoding pyridoxal phosphate-dependent aminotransferase, whose protein sequence is MAEFKQSTKLHNVLYDIRGPLLEHAQRMESEGHRILKLNIGNPAPFGFEAPDAVLVDMIRNLPNAQGYSDSRGILSARTAVSQYYQTRGIQTIGVDDIYLGNGVSELITLSLNALLNNGDEILIPAPDYPLWTASVSLAGGTPVHYLNTEEEGWLPDLEDMEAKITDRTKGIVIINPNNPTGAVYPRETLEGILELARKHGLIVYSDEIYEKILYDDAEHINTASLADDVLILTFSGLSKAYRVCGFRAGWMAISGPKHQAADYIEGINLLTNMRLCANVPAQHAIQTALGGYQSINDLILPGGRLLEQRDAAYDLLTAIPGVSVQKAKGSLYMFPKLDPEVYPMHDDEVFALELLKAQKILITQGTAFNWVRPDHFRLVTLPNVRDLTDAVGRIGQFLEDWRARA
- a CDS encoding glycine betaine ABC transporter substrate-binding protein yields the protein MRKTSRLAVLSVALLLPLTACTDQDQSTDASSDQNVVLKLARGNEPVEQAMGEVYKNALKAKGFEVQINKSTDDPYQQVLDGEADIAVDYAGEALSMAKDASSITGEDGVLSVDELKNLRSEINDSNDSIEALDLSNADSGKVLVMSPAEAETHSVDSWSSLAAACEKLTIITDDSEITNLESGLKTAGCQKPQLSVVQSDDLATQLRASVDRAVAMSAGNAMISDEGFKSISDTAKLFDAQPIMLLASNNVNNKARGELNKVTGQLSQQTLVELNRMVSEPGAMKPAQAANRWEWIIE
- a CDS encoding NUDIX hydrolase, translated to MTRRSEHTGEFFDTRLAAYCLVEHDGKILLTLWDMRHRDPKFIPRWSLPGGGIDLGEPIIEGAKREVYEETGYAVGDLTLLDVTTGVIPGAKRYSGDGHPMQTVAVTYRATLTGGELRHEVNGSTSQAAWFTREEIQQLNCIERVDNILRLTAPRD
- a CDS encoding Lrp/AsnC family transcriptional regulator, which produces MSPHSKNYSNVDLDEIDRIIIDELVANARISNATLAQRAGIAPSTALLRTRSLVERGILTGYHAEVDLGAVGRTVQALISVKLRAHDREKIDTFVERIPRLPEVLSMFHVSGGTDYLLHIAVGSTDHLRDWVLDNLATDESVGHTETTLVFAHHHGNRGPLPSEDSMS
- a CDS encoding GNAT family N-acetyltransferase; the encoded protein is MFFSRRATQLVPELSSDRLLLRQLTMRDENEWITLRYANAQWLQPWDPTNPMGPPESITFRQMITGKDQAAREGTGYSWAIALPQLHQSNPPLIGQVSLSSVQYGAARTASIGYWIDRSHAGFGLMPEACALVIDHCFNDLQLHRLEINIRPENAPSLRVVEKLGFRDEGVRRAFLHIDGAWRDHRTFALNREELSSTMLERIYER
- a CDS encoding 5-formyltetrahydrofolate cyclo-ligase, with translation MTVNPAKNHDSQKKAVRASIRTARDRIEARSRTELGEKLAETVLGYLRQSTGIVRKVAAYMSSPGEPETLKLLDALVDEGIEVFLPVCEPEFALSWAAYAPGIEFQRSSLAPVMEPVGPRFGTELFDDINTLIIPALAIDEQGLRLGQGGGYYDRFLPQIADSPVRVAAVVYENEYVPAGTFAVAEHDQPVDLVFTPEKVHQIL